A window of the Microbacterium sp. AZCO genome harbors these coding sequences:
- the aceE gene encoding pyruvate dehydrogenase (acetyl-transferring), homodimeric type, with amino-acid sequence MTVNDQDPYSQGPLDSDPEETSEWQESLQQLVQAKGSGRGREIMLSLLQTSHELQLNVPQVPTTDYINTIAPENEPEFPGDEELERRYRRWIRWNAALTVHRAQRPGIGVGGHISTYASSASLYEVGFNHFFRGLDDPSGGDQIFIQGHASPGIYARSFLEGRLSADQLDGFRQEKSKAPDGIPSYPHPRLMPDYWQFPTVSMGLGPINAIYQAMTNKYLTNRGIKDLSNSRVWAFLGDGEMDEVESRGQLQVAANEGLDNLTFVVNCNLQRLDGPVRGNGKIIQELESFFRGAGWNVIKVVWGSGWDRLLANDKDGALVHLMNTTPDGDFQTYRAEDGKFIRDHFFGRDERTAELVKDWTDDQIWGDLRRGGLDYRKVYAAYKAATEHKGQPTVILAKTIKGYGLGHHFEGRNATHQMKKMTLEDLKHFRDSMRIPITDAQLEENPYQPPYFHPGGEDETIQYMVERRRSLGGFLPERRSHHVPITLPSEETYALPKKGSGTQEIATTMAFVRLLKDLLRAKDFGHRIVPIIPDEARTFGIDAYFPTAKIYNPNGQNYTSVDRQLLLAYKESPQGQILHVGINEAGALAAFTGTGTSYATHGEPLIPVYVFYSMFGFQRTGDAQWAAGDQMARGFIIGATAGRTTLTGEGLQHADGHSQLLASTNPATVSYDPAYGYEIAHIVRSGLERMYGGNHPDPNVMYYMTVYNEPLVQPAEPEGVDVEGIVRGMHRISSPEGEGPRAQILASGVGVPWALEAQQLLRDDWGVQADVWSVTSWSELRRDGLAADEHNFLNPTAEPRSAYITDKLRDTSGPVIAVSDWMHAVQDQVRNWIPRRYATLGADGFGFSDTRPAARRFFKIDGPSVVVRTLLALAEDGVVDRGLAAQAIEKYRLHDVTAGTSGNAGGES; translated from the coding sequence GTGACTGTCAACGATCAGGATCCGTACTCCCAGGGACCGCTCGACAGCGATCCGGAAGAGACCTCCGAGTGGCAGGAATCCCTGCAGCAGCTCGTGCAGGCCAAGGGATCCGGGCGTGGCCGCGAGATCATGCTGAGCCTGCTGCAGACGTCGCACGAGCTGCAGCTCAACGTTCCGCAGGTGCCGACGACCGACTACATCAACACGATCGCCCCCGAGAACGAGCCCGAGTTCCCCGGTGACGAGGAGCTCGAGCGCCGCTACCGCCGGTGGATCCGGTGGAACGCCGCGCTCACGGTGCACCGCGCCCAGCGGCCCGGCATCGGCGTCGGCGGTCACATCTCGACCTACGCGTCCTCGGCGTCGCTGTACGAAGTCGGCTTCAACCACTTCTTCCGCGGGCTCGACGACCCGTCCGGCGGCGACCAGATCTTCATCCAGGGCCACGCTTCCCCTGGCATCTACGCGCGCTCGTTCCTGGAGGGACGCCTGAGCGCCGACCAGCTGGACGGCTTCCGCCAGGAGAAGTCGAAGGCCCCCGACGGCATCCCGTCGTATCCGCACCCGCGCCTGATGCCGGACTACTGGCAGTTCCCGACTGTCTCGATGGGACTCGGTCCGATCAACGCCATCTACCAGGCGATGACGAACAAGTACCTCACCAACCGCGGCATCAAGGACCTCTCGAACTCGCGCGTCTGGGCCTTCCTCGGCGACGGCGAGATGGACGAGGTCGAGAGCCGCGGTCAGCTGCAGGTCGCCGCGAACGAGGGACTCGACAACCTCACCTTCGTCGTCAACTGCAACCTCCAGCGGCTCGACGGCCCGGTGCGCGGCAACGGCAAGATCATCCAGGAGCTGGAGAGCTTCTTCCGCGGCGCCGGCTGGAACGTCATCAAGGTCGTCTGGGGCAGCGGCTGGGACCGCCTGCTCGCGAACGACAAGGACGGCGCGCTCGTCCACCTCATGAACACGACGCCCGACGGCGACTTCCAGACGTACCGCGCCGAGGACGGAAAGTTCATCCGCGACCACTTCTTCGGTCGCGACGAGCGCACGGCCGAACTCGTGAAGGACTGGACCGACGACCAGATCTGGGGCGACCTCCGCCGCGGCGGACTCGACTACCGCAAGGTCTACGCGGCGTACAAGGCCGCGACCGAGCACAAGGGTCAGCCCACCGTCATCCTCGCCAAGACGATCAAGGGCTATGGCCTCGGTCACCACTTCGAGGGCCGCAACGCGACCCACCAGATGAAGAAGATGACGCTGGAAGACCTCAAGCACTTCCGCGACTCCATGCGCATCCCGATCACCGACGCGCAGCTCGAGGAGAACCCGTACCAGCCGCCGTACTTCCACCCCGGTGGCGAGGACGAGACGATCCAGTACATGGTGGAGCGCCGCCGCTCGCTCGGCGGCTTCCTCCCGGAGCGCCGTTCGCACCACGTGCCCATCACGCTCCCCAGCGAGGAGACCTACGCGCTCCCCAAGAAGGGCTCGGGCACGCAGGAGATCGCCACGACGATGGCGTTCGTCCGTCTGCTCAAGGACCTCCTCCGGGCGAAGGACTTCGGCCACCGGATCGTCCCGATCATCCCGGACGAGGCCCGTACCTTCGGCATCGACGCCTACTTCCCGACCGCGAAGATCTACAACCCGAACGGCCAGAACTACACGTCGGTCGACCGCCAGCTGCTGCTCGCCTACAAGGAGAGCCCGCAGGGCCAGATCCTGCACGTCGGCATCAACGAGGCGGGCGCCCTCGCCGCGTTCACGGGCACCGGCACGTCGTACGCGACGCACGGCGAGCCGCTCATCCCCGTCTACGTCTTCTACTCGATGTTCGGCTTCCAGCGGACCGGCGACGCCCAGTGGGCGGCGGGCGACCAGATGGCGCGCGGCTTCATCATCGGCGCCACCGCAGGTCGCACGACGCTGACCGGCGAGGGCCTGCAGCACGCCGACGGCCACTCGCAACTCCTCGCCTCGACGAACCCCGCGACGGTCTCGTACGACCCCGCGTACGGCTATGAGATCGCGCACATCGTGCGCTCGGGCCTCGAGCGCATGTACGGCGGCAACCACCCCGACCCCAACGTCATGTACTACATGACGGTCTACAACGAGCCGCTCGTGCAGCCCGCCGAGCCCGAGGGCGTCGACGTCGAGGGCATCGTCCGCGGCATGCACCGCATCTCGAGCCCCGAGGGCGAGGGCCCGCGCGCCCAGATCCTCGCGTCGGGCGTCGGCGTGCCGTGGGCGCTCGAGGCACAGCAGCTGCTCCGCGACGACTGGGGCGTGCAGGCCGACGTCTGGTCGGTCACCTCGTGGTCGGAGCTCCGCCGCGACGGCCTCGCCGCCGACGAGCACAACTTCCTCAACCCGACCGCGGAGCCCCGCTCGGCGTACATCACCGACAAGCTCCGCGACACGTCGGGCCCCGTCATCGCCGTGAGCGACTGGATGCACGCCGTGCAGGACCAGGTGCGCAACTGGATCCCGCGCCGCTACGCGACGCTCGGCGCCGACGGCTTCGGCTTCTCCGACACCCGGCCCGCGGCGCGCCGCTTCTTCAAGATCGACGGTCCGTCCGTCGTCGTGCGGACGCTGCTCGCCCTCGCCGAGGACGGCGTCGTCGACCGCGGTCTCGCCGCGCAGGCCATCGAGAAGTACCGCCTGCACGATGTGACCGCCGGCACGAGCGGCAACGCGGGCGGCGAGAGCTGA
- a CDS encoding C4-type zinc ribbon domain-containing protein — MNASPADQRRLLEVADLDARIGRADAARKNPAQAARVNELLAKRQELSQELTARLGVRDDLRIELKRIESDVAVVDARRSRDADRLAASTNPKEAQGLESELASLARRKSDLEDAELEIMDRLEQADAAVAEQEALIAETNAEGGRLSAEGKQAVADATATFEQATRDRAAVAGAVPADLLALYDRISQRTTGAALLRARTCEACRMVLAGTDLQSLRQAPDDLVVTCPECGAILVRTEESGL, encoded by the coding sequence GTGAACGCCAGCCCCGCAGACCAGCGCCGACTTCTCGAGGTCGCCGATCTCGACGCCCGCATAGGTCGCGCCGACGCCGCCCGCAAGAACCCCGCTCAGGCCGCGCGGGTGAACGAGCTGCTCGCAAAGCGCCAGGAGCTGAGCCAGGAGCTCACCGCCCGCCTCGGCGTGCGCGACGACCTGCGAATCGAGCTCAAGCGGATCGAGTCGGATGTCGCCGTCGTCGACGCGCGGCGCAGCCGCGACGCGGACCGTCTGGCCGCCTCGACCAACCCCAAGGAGGCGCAGGGGCTCGAGAGCGAGCTCGCCTCGCTCGCGCGGCGCAAGAGCGACCTCGAGGACGCCGAGCTCGAGATCATGGATCGCCTCGAGCAGGCCGATGCCGCCGTCGCCGAGCAGGAGGCCCTGATCGCCGAGACGAACGCCGAGGGAGGCCGCCTGAGCGCGGAGGGAAAGCAGGCCGTCGCCGACGCGACCGCCACGTTCGAGCAGGCGACGCGCGACCGCGCGGCCGTCGCGGGCGCCGTGCCGGCCGACCTCCTCGCCCTCTACGACCGCATCTCGCAGCGCACGACCGGGGCCGCTCTGCTCCGCGCCCGCACGTGCGAGGCCTGCCGCATGGTGCTCGCCGGCACCGACCTCCAGTCGCTGCGTCAG
- a CDS encoding amino acid permease encodes MSVLRTKSVEQAIADTDEPEFRLKKSLSALDLTVFGVGVVIGAGIFTLTGRAAHDVAGPAIVISFVVAAIACTLAALCYAEFASTVPVAGSAYTFSYSSLGELFAWIIGWDLILEMFLGASVVAQGWSAYLGTLMSQLGVPIPEAIGYGGTVDLMAILLVVVLGGLMTFGIKESLRVNLVLVAVKIFIVLFVIVAGLLFVNPANWVPFVPPAQPTEAVSGLSQPLLQFISGIEPTTFGVGGIFAGAALVFFAYIGFDVVATTAEETKNPQRDMPIGIIASLLICTLLYCAVSLVVTGMVPYQELDPAAALANAFVFHGANWMATLISAGAVAGLTTVVLTLLIGATRIIFAMSRDALLPAGLAKVHPRFRTPWVISIVVTAIVAIVAGFTPIGLLEEMVNIGTLSAFVLVSIGVIVLRRKRPDLKRSFRVPLNPWLPGLSALVCVYLMLNLTVETWLRFLIWLVVGFVIYFTYSRRHSRLGQPGYEDFALPHVVAHTRDDSDGDPRGSGERTS; translated from the coding sequence ATGAGCGTTCTGCGTACGAAGTCGGTCGAACAGGCGATCGCCGACACCGACGAACCGGAGTTCCGCCTCAAGAAATCGCTCAGTGCCCTCGATCTGACGGTCTTCGGCGTCGGAGTGGTGATCGGCGCGGGCATCTTCACGCTGACGGGCAGAGCGGCGCACGACGTCGCAGGCCCCGCGATCGTCATCAGCTTCGTCGTCGCGGCGATCGCGTGCACACTCGCCGCGCTCTGCTACGCGGAGTTCGCCTCGACGGTTCCGGTCGCGGGCTCGGCCTACACGTTCTCGTACTCCTCGCTCGGCGAGCTCTTCGCCTGGATCATCGGATGGGACCTCATCCTCGAGATGTTCCTCGGCGCGAGCGTCGTCGCCCAGGGCTGGAGCGCCTACCTCGGCACGCTCATGTCGCAGCTCGGCGTGCCGATCCCCGAGGCGATCGGGTACGGCGGAACGGTGGATCTCATGGCGATCCTGCTGGTCGTCGTGCTCGGCGGCCTCATGACGTTCGGCATCAAGGAATCGCTGCGGGTCAATCTCGTTCTCGTCGCCGTGAAGATCTTCATCGTCCTCTTCGTCATCGTGGCGGGGCTGCTCTTCGTCAATCCGGCCAACTGGGTGCCGTTCGTCCCGCCGGCGCAGCCGACGGAAGCAGTATCGGGCCTCAGCCAGCCCCTGCTGCAGTTCATCTCGGGGATCGAGCCCACGACGTTCGGTGTCGGCGGGATCTTCGCGGGAGCCGCACTCGTCTTCTTCGCCTACATCGGCTTCGACGTCGTCGCCACGACGGCGGAGGAGACGAAGAATCCCCAGCGCGACATGCCGATCGGCATCATCGCGTCGCTGCTCATCTGCACTCTGCTGTACTGCGCCGTCTCGCTCGTCGTGACCGGCATGGTGCCCTACCAGGAGCTCGACCCGGCGGCGGCCCTCGCGAACGCGTTCGTCTTCCACGGCGCCAACTGGATGGCCACGCTGATCTCGGCGGGCGCGGTGGCGGGCCTCACGACGGTCGTGCTGACGCTTCTCATCGGCGCCACGCGCATCATCTTCGCGATGTCGCGCGACGCACTGCTCCCTGCGGGTCTGGCCAAGGTGCACCCCCGGTTCCGCACCCCCTGGGTCATCTCCATCGTGGTCACGGCGATCGTGGCCATCGTGGCGGGCTTCACGCCGATCGGGCTCCTCGAGGAGATGGTGAACATCGGAACGCTCTCGGCGTTCGTGCTGGTCTCGATCGGGGTCATCGTGCTGCGCCGCAAGCGCCCCGACCTCAAGCGCAGCTTCCGCGTGCCGCTCAACCCCTGGCTTCCGGGGCTGTCGGCTCTCGTGTGCGTCTACCTGATGCTGAACCTCACCGTCGAGACGTGGCTGCGATTCCTGATCTGGCTCGTGGTCGGCTTTGTGATCTACTTCACGTACTCGCGGCGGCACTCCCGCCTGGGTCAGCCGGGGTACGAGGACTTCGCGCTCCCTCACGTGGTGGCGCACACGCGCGACGACAGCGACGGCGATCCGCGGGGGTCCGGCGAGCGCACGAGCTGA
- a CDS encoding helix-turn-helix domain-containing protein produces the protein MDKTETLAWLRRISGDLATATIKRLEDTLPWYAEMPPARRSAVGLVAQAGISSFIQWYDDPASTPWIAADIFAAAPRELLRSVSLQQTLQLIRVTVEVTEERVASKSEPLREAMLLYSREVAFAAADVYARAAETRGLWDARLEALVVDSILTGEADEELPSRIAALGWHGHGEVAVLVGTTPPLLDVDQLRRTARKLGVDVLIGVQGTRLVLVLGRAELPAKSDEMQTELPFPEIARRLEPGFGTGHLVLGPAVPALVDASQSARASLAGFAVARAWRHAPRPVEADDLLPERALAGDPLAKQTLVDKIFRPLQQHSADLVATLWSYLDNGRSLEATARELFVHPNTVRYRLKRVSEVIGWDATGPREALILQTALILGSVATDSTRRRPTSPRRGHA, from the coding sequence ATGGACAAGACCGAGACGCTCGCGTGGCTGCGGCGTATCTCGGGAGACCTCGCGACGGCGACGATCAAGCGTCTCGAGGACACCCTCCCGTGGTACGCCGAGATGCCGCCGGCGCGGCGCTCGGCCGTCGGACTCGTGGCGCAGGCGGGCATCTCGTCGTTCATCCAGTGGTACGACGACCCGGCCTCCACGCCCTGGATCGCGGCCGACATCTTCGCGGCGGCTCCCCGTGAGCTGCTGCGCAGCGTCAGCCTCCAGCAGACGCTGCAGCTCATCCGCGTCACGGTGGAGGTGACGGAGGAGCGGGTCGCGAGCAAGAGCGAGCCGCTGCGCGAGGCGATGCTCCTCTACTCCCGCGAGGTCGCCTTCGCGGCGGCCGACGTCTACGCGCGCGCCGCGGAGACGAGGGGATTGTGGGATGCCCGCCTCGAGGCGCTCGTCGTCGACTCGATCCTGACGGGCGAGGCCGACGAGGAGCTTCCCAGCCGTATCGCTGCGCTCGGCTGGCATGGTCACGGCGAAGTGGCGGTGCTGGTCGGCACGACTCCCCCGCTGCTCGACGTCGACCAGCTGCGCCGCACGGCGCGCAAGCTCGGCGTCGATGTGCTGATCGGCGTGCAGGGCACCCGGCTCGTGCTCGTGCTCGGACGCGCGGAGCTCCCCGCCAAGAGCGACGAGATGCAGACGGAGCTGCCGTTCCCCGAGATCGCGCGCCGCCTCGAGCCGGGCTTCGGCACGGGGCACCTCGTGCTCGGCCCGGCCGTGCCGGCCCTCGTCGACGCGAGTCAGAGCGCCCGGGCGTCGCTGGCCGGATTCGCCGTCGCGCGCGCGTGGCGCCACGCGCCGCGCCCCGTCGAGGCGGACGACCTCCTCCCCGAGCGCGCCCTCGCGGGCGATCCGCTCGCGAAGCAGACGCTCGTCGACAAGATCTTCCGCCCCCTGCAGCAGCACAGCGCCGACCTCGTCGCGACGCTGTGGAGCTATCTCGACAACGGCCGGTCGCTCGAGGCGACGGCGCGTGAGCTCTTCGTGCACCCCAATACGGTGCGCTATCGGCTCAAGAGGGTGTCCGAGGTCATCGGATGGGATGCCACGGGCCCGCGCGAGGCGCTCATCCTGCAGACCGCGCTCATCCTCGGTTCGGTCGCGA